A genome region from Streptomyces xanthophaeus includes the following:
- a CDS encoding sensor histidine kinase codes for MNQPTEPPAAEVRIRLPRGLARELFTLRRDPLPKMSRPRWLAWLPHVVLCYVAIPCGVLTGMQLNDHYKVFGSAVLGLSLLTSASVVLSMFRPVAAWWLGLITSGLVAWAIHDHVGQGQSWPWTPAGPFTLAPVLLMVALRVPPRVTASVIGITLALDGLADIVLSPPHSQTIIGGAALLFAFVGILGYALRATRLARGKLVEQETLTEEERARRTLLEERSRIARELHDVVAHHMSVISIQAQVAPHLVENPSEELKENLAGIRENALEALTELRRVLGVLRSERPDDPANPHHPQPTLGDLEGLVDNVRGAGLDVTTEIAGIRRPLTPGVELTAYRIVQEALSNVLRHAPGSRVEVGIAYGPRDLHLCVANSAPTRSAPPSPGAGHGLLGMRERAGMLGGELAAGPRPDGGYEVSAVLPMDPQDLPAVPHPETKRAS; via the coding sequence GTGAACCAGCCGACCGAGCCACCCGCCGCCGAAGTCCGCATCCGCCTGCCGCGCGGTCTGGCCCGGGAGTTGTTCACCCTGCGGCGGGACCCCCTGCCGAAGATGTCGCGGCCGCGCTGGCTGGCGTGGCTGCCGCACGTGGTCCTCTGCTACGTGGCCATTCCCTGCGGCGTCCTGACGGGGATGCAGCTGAACGACCATTACAAAGTGTTCGGTTCGGCCGTGCTGGGGCTGTCGCTGCTGACCTCCGCGTCCGTCGTGCTCAGCATGTTCCGGCCGGTCGCCGCCTGGTGGCTCGGGCTCATCACCTCCGGCCTGGTCGCCTGGGCCATCCACGACCACGTCGGCCAGGGGCAGTCCTGGCCCTGGACGCCCGCCGGGCCGTTCACACTCGCGCCCGTGCTCCTGATGGTCGCCCTGCGGGTGCCGCCCCGGGTGACCGCCTCGGTCATCGGCATCACGCTCGCACTCGACGGACTGGCCGACATCGTCCTCAGTCCGCCGCACAGCCAGACGATCATCGGCGGCGCGGCCCTCCTCTTCGCGTTCGTGGGGATCCTCGGCTACGCCCTGCGGGCCACCCGCCTGGCCCGGGGCAAACTCGTCGAGCAGGAGACCCTCACCGAGGAGGAGCGGGCCCGGCGCACCCTGCTGGAGGAGCGCAGCCGGATCGCCCGCGAACTGCACGACGTCGTCGCCCACCACATGTCGGTGATCTCCATCCAGGCGCAGGTCGCCCCGCACCTGGTGGAGAACCCGTCCGAGGAGCTCAAGGAGAATCTGGCCGGCATCCGGGAGAACGCGCTGGAGGCGCTGACGGAGCTGCGGCGGGTGCTGGGCGTGCTGCGGTCCGAGCGGCCCGACGATCCCGCGAACCCCCATCATCCGCAGCCCACCCTCGGCGACCTGGAAGGCCTCGTGGACAACGTGCGGGGAGCCGGGCTGGACGTGACGACCGAGATCGCGGGGATACGGCGGCCGCTGACCCCGGGCGTGGAGCTCACCGCGTACCGGATCGTGCAGGAGGCGCTGAGCAACGTTCTGCGCCACGCGCCCGGTTCACGGGTGGAGGTGGGCATCGCCTACGGGCCGCGTGATCTGCACCTGTGCGTCGCGAACAGCGCGCCGACCCGGTCGGCCCCGCCCTCGCCCGGTGCCGGGCACGGGCTGCTGGGGATGCGGGAGCGGGCAGGCATGCTGGGGGGCGAACTGGCCGCCGGCCCGCGCCCCGACGGGGGGTACGAGGTGAGCGCCGTACTGCCGATGGATCCGCAGGACCTGCCCGCGGTCCCCCACCCCGAGACGAAGAGGGCCTCATGA
- a CDS encoding response regulator, translated as MSTPIKVMIADDQMMVRQGFTVLLNAQPDIEVVGQAVDGADAVAKVAELAPDVVLMDIRMPGMGGIEATSVITAAPDAAVKVLVLTTFDLDEYVYEALRAGASGFLLKDASADQLAEAVRVVAAGEALLSPNITKRLITEFSRLGAPRAPSRARIEALTERETEVLSLIAQGLSNAEISEHLVLAEQTVKTHVSRILVKLGLRDRTQAAVFAYETGLIRPTGY; from the coding sequence ATGAGCACCCCGATCAAGGTGATGATCGCCGACGACCAGATGATGGTCCGGCAGGGCTTCACCGTGCTTCTCAACGCGCAGCCCGACATAGAGGTCGTGGGGCAGGCCGTGGACGGGGCGGACGCGGTGGCGAAGGTCGCCGAGCTGGCTCCGGACGTGGTGCTGATGGACATCCGGATGCCGGGGATGGGCGGGATCGAGGCCACGTCCGTGATCACCGCGGCTCCGGACGCCGCCGTGAAGGTGCTGGTGCTGACCACCTTCGATCTCGACGAGTACGTGTACGAGGCACTGCGGGCCGGGGCCTCCGGGTTCCTGCTCAAGGACGCGTCCGCCGATCAGCTCGCCGAGGCGGTGCGGGTGGTGGCGGCCGGGGAGGCGCTGCTCTCGCCGAACATCACGAAGCGGCTGATCACGGAGTTCTCGCGGCTGGGAGCTCCGCGCGCGCCGTCGCGGGCCAGGATCGAGGCGCTGACCGAGCGGGAGACGGAGGTGCTGTCGCTGATCGCCCAGGGCCTGTCGAACGCCGAGATCTCGGAGCACCTGGTGCTGGCCGAGCAGACGGTGAAGACGCATGTGAGCCGGATCCTGGTGAAGCTGGGGCTGCGGGACCGTACGCAGGCCGCGGTGTTCGCGTACGAGACGGGTCTGATCCGTCCGACGGGCTACTGA
- a CDS encoding sensor histidine kinase — protein MTETTTGGTSRAPEFRLASEVIATLRRDLVTDALAYRPLPLAETSGRFVRRLPGVLRRYAPWRRHATVAVLAFLVGLTALNTQSAAWGDLGPIAVAMLSAAPVMMTLVRPVGAWWAAIAMTLVTAGIDSGFDWPWTESSFVAYIVVMFLVTLRTGARVAAWMWTLTLVLGSAISVVFSGHWGTNLPEMAVASAFALVIAGSIRIRRDARAEVSAQQEVTAVERDKRTLLEERTTIARELHDVVAHHMSVVAIQAEAAPYRVKNPPPELEAAFVTIRENAVAALTELRRVLGVVRSADYEAPDAPQPTLASLEGLLANVRDAGLSVEKTITGSVRELPQGVELSAYRIIQEALSNTLRHAPGAAAEVEVSYVLGGLGIRIVNDRATGDARPSPGAGHGITGMRERVAMLEGEMTAGRTAAGGYEVAVFIPVPHRAEPAAESREGTV, from the coding sequence ATGACCGAGACGACCACCGGGGGGACATCCCGGGCACCTGAGTTCCGACTGGCATCTGAGGTGATCGCGACCCTTCGCCGGGATCTCGTCACCGATGCCTTGGCCTACCGGCCGCTGCCCCTGGCGGAGACCTCCGGGCGCTTCGTGCGCCGGCTTCCCGGTGTGCTGCGCCGGTACGCGCCGTGGCGGCGGCATGCGACGGTGGCGGTCCTGGCCTTCCTCGTCGGGCTGACCGCGCTCAACACGCAGTCGGCCGCCTGGGGCGACCTGGGGCCGATAGCCGTGGCGATGCTGTCCGCGGCCCCGGTCATGATGACGCTGGTGCGGCCGGTCGGCGCCTGGTGGGCGGCCATCGCGATGACGTTGGTGACGGCCGGAATCGACAGTGGCTTCGACTGGCCCTGGACCGAAAGCAGCTTCGTCGCCTACATCGTGGTCATGTTCCTCGTCACGCTGCGGACCGGAGCCCGGGTGGCGGCCTGGATGTGGACGCTCACCCTCGTACTGGGATCGGCGATCTCCGTGGTGTTCAGCGGCCACTGGGGGACGAACCTGCCCGAGATGGCGGTGGCCTCGGCCTTCGCCCTGGTGATCGCCGGCAGTATCCGGATACGCCGTGACGCCCGGGCCGAGGTGAGCGCACAGCAGGAGGTCACGGCCGTCGAGCGGGACAAGCGGACGCTGCTGGAGGAACGGACCACGATCGCGCGGGAGTTGCACGACGTGGTGGCCCACCACATGTCGGTGGTGGCGATCCAGGCGGAGGCCGCGCCGTACCGGGTGAAGAACCCGCCGCCGGAGCTGGAGGCGGCGTTCGTCACCATCCGGGAGAACGCGGTGGCGGCTCTGACGGAGCTGCGGCGGGTGCTGGGTGTGGTGCGCTCCGCGGACTACGAGGCACCGGACGCCCCGCAGCCGACGCTGGCCTCGCTGGAGGGGCTGCTGGCCAATGTGCGGGATGCCGGCCTGAGCGTGGAGAAGACGATCACGGGTTCGGTGCGGGAGCTGCCGCAGGGCGTGGAACTGTCGGCGTACCGGATCATCCAGGAGGCCCTCAGCAACACGCTGCGGCACGCGCCGGGGGCGGCGGCCGAGGTGGAGGTCTCGTACGTGCTGGGGGGTCTGGGCATACGGATCGTCAACGACCGGGCGACCGGGGACGCGCGGCCCTCGCCGGGGGCCGGGCACGGGATCACCGGGATGCGGGAGCGGGTGGCCATGCTGGAGGGCGAGATGACGGCCGGCCGGACGGCGGCGGGCGGGTACGAGGTGGCGGTGTTCATACCGGTGCCCCACCGCGCGGAGCCGGCGGCGGAGTCGCGGGAGGGGACGGTATGA
- a CDS encoding response regulator, producing the protein MTIRVLIVDDQVMVREGFSVLLNAMDGIEVVGEAVDGREAIEQVAALRPDVVLMDIRMPRMNGLEATREIVAADTDAKVLVLTTFDLDEYVYQALRAGASGFLLKDASARQLADGVRVVAAGEALLAPSVTKRLIVEFSKISEARKLADPAGVGELTERETEVLVLIAQGLSNAEIADRLVVAESTIKTHVSRILVKLGLRDRTQAAVYAYETRLVTPA; encoded by the coding sequence ATGACGATCAGGGTCCTGATCGTCGACGACCAGGTGATGGTGCGCGAGGGGTTCTCCGTTCTGCTGAACGCGATGGACGGCATCGAGGTGGTCGGCGAGGCGGTCGACGGCCGGGAGGCCATCGAGCAGGTGGCGGCGCTGCGGCCGGACGTGGTGCTGATGGACATCCGGATGCCGCGGATGAACGGGCTGGAGGCCACGCGGGAGATCGTGGCCGCCGACACGGACGCGAAGGTGCTGGTCCTGACGACCTTCGACCTCGACGAGTACGTGTACCAGGCACTGCGGGCCGGGGCCTCCGGGTTCCTGCTCAAGGACGCGTCGGCCCGTCAGCTGGCGGACGGGGTCCGCGTGGTGGCGGCCGGGGAGGCCCTGCTGGCGCCCTCGGTGACCAAGCGGCTGATCGTGGAGTTCTCGAAGATCTCCGAGGCCCGCAAGCTGGCGGACCCGGCGGGTGTGGGGGAGCTGACGGAGCGGGAGACGGAGGTGCTGGTACTGATCGCGCAGGGGCTGTCCAATGCGGAGATAGCCGACCGGCTGGTCGTCGCCGAGTCGACCATCAAGACCCATGTGAGCCGGATCCTGGTGAAACTGGGCCTGCGGGACCGGACACAGGCGGCCGTGTACGCGTACGAGACCCGCTTGGTGACACCTGCCTGA
- a CDS encoding cytochrome P450: MGFDPWDAAFVADPYPAYRELREQGRAVWCEATGQWLVPHYADVSALLRDRRLGRTYLHRFSHEEFGREAPPPEHEPFHVLNGNGLLDLEDPAHARVRRLVAKAFTPRTVERLVPAVQRLAGELVGRLRADGGGDLLTVVAEPLPVAVIAELLGVPEADRGLLRPWSADICGMFELRPDEETARRAVRASVDFSAYLRGLIAERRSRPGEDLISGLIAAHDEEGRLSEQEMISTCVLLLNAGHEATVNTTVNGWWALFRNPAQLAALRASRDPEKLSTAVDELMRYDTPLQMFERWVLDDIRIGDTVVPRGAEVALLFGSANRDPARFDDPDALDLVRADNPHLTFGAGIHYCLGAPLARRELEASFGALLADGVPPLRLVEEPQWRDGYVIRGLEQLLVEF; encoded by the coding sequence ATGGGCTTTGATCCGTGGGATGCCGCGTTCGTCGCCGATCCGTATCCGGCGTACCGGGAGTTGCGGGAGCAGGGGCGGGCCGTGTGGTGCGAGGCCACCGGGCAGTGGCTGGTGCCGCACTACGCCGATGTCAGTGCGCTGTTGCGGGACCGGCGGCTGGGACGGACCTACCTCCACCGGTTCTCGCACGAGGAGTTCGGCCGCGAGGCGCCGCCGCCGGAGCACGAACCCTTCCACGTGCTCAACGGCAACGGCCTGCTGGACCTGGAGGATCCCGCGCACGCGCGGGTGCGCAGGCTGGTGGCGAAGGCCTTCACGCCGCGGACGGTGGAGCGGCTCGTGCCCGCGGTGCAGCGGCTGGCCGGAGAGCTGGTGGGGCGGCTGCGTGCGGACGGGGGCGGGGATCTGCTCACCGTCGTCGCCGAGCCGCTGCCGGTGGCGGTGATCGCGGAGCTGCTGGGCGTGCCCGAGGCGGACCGGGGGTTGCTGCGGCCCTGGTCGGCGGACATCTGCGGGATGTTCGAGCTCCGGCCGGACGAGGAGACGGCGCGGCGCGCGGTGCGGGCGAGCGTCGACTTCAGCGCCTACCTCCGGGGGCTGATCGCCGAGCGGCGGAGCCGCCCCGGGGAGGATTTGATCTCCGGGCTGATCGCCGCCCACGATGAGGAGGGGCGGCTCAGCGAGCAGGAGATGATCTCCACCTGTGTACTGCTGCTGAACGCCGGGCACGAGGCCACCGTCAACACGACCGTCAACGGGTGGTGGGCGCTGTTCCGCAACCCCGCGCAGCTCGCCGCGCTCCGCGCCAGCCGCGATCCCGAAAAGTTGTCCACAGCTGTGGATGAACTCATGCGGTACGACACTCCCCTCCAGATGTTCGAACGCTGGGTGCTCGACGACATCCGGATCGGTGACACCGTCGTCCCCCGCGGGGCCGAGGTCGCGTTGCTCTTCGGGTCCGCGAACCGGGATCCCGCGCGCTTCGACGATCCCGACGCGCTGGACCTCGTACGGGCCGACAACCCGCACCTGACGTTCGGGGCCGGGATCCACTACTGCCTCGGGGCGCCGCTGGCGCGGCGGGAGTTGGAGGCCTCCTTCGGGGCGCTGCTGGCGGACGGAGTCCCGCCGCTGCGGCTCGTCGAGGAGCCGCAGTGGCGGGACGGGTACGTCATCCGGGGGCTGGAGCAACTGCTGGTGGAGTTCTAG
- a CDS encoding ABC transporter permease: MKNQLAGTGALLRLALRRDRVMMPVWTLVTTLMVVSMPGSLGSVYATAAERARAAASMNANSSMRALYGPVFDDSLGALTAWRGGVYAAVLAAAMSLIIVVRHTREEEETGRQELLSAAMVGRRAPLTAALLAALVANACTALLVAVGLAGQGAPGAVALGLAVAATGMLFACTAAIAAQLTESARAAKGITAAVLGAAFVLKAAGDAGTAGGRSALTWTSPLGWVENVRAFAAERWWVLLLFAAAVTVQAGAAYALAGRRDLGMSFLPSRPGPAEGRLGTAGALAWRLQRGSVLGWSAGFLTAGVVFGGMADGAADLVGDNDRTREIIERMGGQGGSGAQGALTDAFLATMAGMFGMVAALYAVSAVLRLGGEESGGRAEPLLANAVGRLRWAGGHLAVAFGGSALILLLAGLGLGLGHGREPGAAIGATLAQLPAVWLIGALAALLYGAVPQYAAAAWAVAGGALALGWVGPALNLPQAVLNLSPFAHLPRLPGAQALDPAPLLALTALAVALTAAGLGALRRRDMIA; encoded by the coding sequence ATGAAGAACCAACTGGCCGGAACCGGGGCGCTGCTGAGGCTCGCCCTGCGCCGCGACCGCGTGATGATGCCGGTGTGGACGCTGGTCACCACGCTCATGGTGGTGAGCATGCCCGGCTCGCTGGGCAGTGTGTACGCCACCGCAGCCGAACGCGCCCGGGCCGCCGCCTCGATGAACGCCAACAGCTCGATGCGCGCCCTGTACGGACCGGTCTTCGACGATTCGCTCGGCGCCCTGACCGCCTGGCGGGGCGGTGTCTACGCCGCCGTCCTCGCGGCCGCCATGAGCCTGATCATCGTCGTGCGGCACACCCGCGAGGAAGAGGAGACGGGCCGTCAGGAACTGCTCTCCGCGGCGATGGTGGGGCGCCGGGCCCCGCTGACCGCCGCCCTGCTGGCCGCCCTCGTGGCCAACGCCTGCACCGCCCTGCTCGTGGCAGTCGGTCTCGCGGGGCAGGGCGCGCCCGGCGCGGTCGCTCTCGGCCTGGCCGTCGCGGCCACCGGGATGCTCTTCGCCTGCACCGCCGCCATCGCCGCCCAGCTGACCGAGAGCGCACGCGCCGCCAAGGGGATCACGGCCGCCGTGCTCGGCGCCGCCTTCGTCCTGAAGGCCGCGGGCGACGCCGGTACGGCGGGCGGGCGGTCGGCCCTGACCTGGACCTCGCCGCTCGGCTGGGTGGAGAACGTACGGGCCTTCGCCGCCGAACGCTGGTGGGTGCTCCTCCTGTTCGCCGCCGCCGTCACCGTGCAGGCGGGCGCCGCGTACGCCCTGGCCGGGCGCCGTGACCTGGGCATGAGCTTCCTGCCGTCGCGGCCGGGACCGGCCGAGGGGCGCCTGGGCACGGCGGGTGCGCTGGCCTGGCGGCTGCAGCGCGGCAGCGTACTGGGCTGGAGCGCGGGCTTCCTGACCGCCGGTGTCGTCTTCGGCGGGATGGCGGACGGCGCCGCGGACCTGGTCGGCGACAACGACCGGACCCGCGAGATCATCGAGCGGATGGGCGGGCAGGGCGGGTCGGGTGCGCAGGGTGCGCTCACCGACGCCTTCCTCGCGACGATGGCCGGCATGTTCGGCATGGTCGCCGCCCTGTACGCCGTCTCGGCCGTACTGCGCCTGGGCGGCGAGGAGTCGGGCGGGCGCGCGGAGCCGCTGCTCGCGAACGCGGTCGGCCGGCTGCGCTGGGCCGGCGGCCACCTGGCCGTGGCCTTCGGCGGCTCGGCGCTGATCCTGCTGCTGGCGGGCCTCGGTCTCGGCCTCGGGCACGGCCGGGAGCCGGGCGCGGCGATCGGAGCCACGCTCGCCCAGCTCCCGGCGGTGTGGCTGATCGGGGCTCTGGCGGCGCTGCTGTACGGCGCGGTCCCGCAGTACGCGGCGGCCGCCTGGGCGGTGGCCGGGGGTGCGCTGGCCCTGGGCTGGGTCGGCCCCGCGCTGAACCTCCCGCAGGCCGTCCTGAACCTCTCGCCCTTCGCCCACCTGCCCCGGCTCCCGGGAGCGCAGGCCCTGGATCCGGCCCCGCTGCTGGCCCTGACCGCCCTGGCGGTGGCCCTGACGGCGGCGGGCCTCGGAGCCCTGCGCCGCCGCGACATGATCGCCTAG
- a CDS encoding ABC transporter ATP-binding protein codes for MTKAISVAGLHKAFGRTRALDGLDLAVTTGEVHGFLGPNGAGKSTTIRILLGLLRADSGTAELLGGDPWADAVALHRRVAYVPGDVTLWRNLSGGEVIDLYGRLRGGLDRTRRAELLERFELDPTKKGRTYSKGNRQKVALVAAFASDVELLVLDEPTSGLDPLMEEVFQGCVAEARAAGRTILLSSHILSEVEALCDRVSIIRKGRTVETGTLAELRHLTRTSISAELAGPPNGLAHLPGVYDVQVQGLKVRLQADTDKLDAVLRSLTASGVRSLTSTPPTLEELFLRHYGEEATR; via the coding sequence ATGACGAAGGCAATCAGCGTTGCCGGCCTCCATAAGGCATTCGGCCGCACCCGCGCACTGGACGGACTCGATCTCGCGGTCACCACCGGCGAGGTCCACGGCTTCCTCGGTCCCAACGGCGCCGGCAAGTCCACCACCATCCGGATCCTGCTGGGCCTGCTGCGCGCCGACTCCGGCACCGCCGAACTCCTCGGCGGCGACCCCTGGGCCGACGCGGTCGCCCTCCACCGCCGCGTCGCCTACGTCCCCGGAGACGTCACCCTGTGGCGCAACCTCTCCGGCGGCGAGGTCATAGACCTCTACGGACGACTCCGCGGCGGCCTCGACAGGACCCGGCGCGCCGAACTCCTCGAGCGGTTCGAGCTGGACCCCACCAAGAAGGGGCGCACGTACTCCAAGGGCAACCGGCAGAAGGTCGCCCTCGTCGCGGCCTTCGCCTCCGACGTCGAGCTGCTCGTCCTCGACGAACCCACCTCCGGCCTCGACCCGCTGATGGAGGAGGTCTTCCAGGGCTGCGTGGCCGAGGCGCGCGCCGCCGGACGCACCATCCTGCTCAGCTCGCACATCCTCAGCGAGGTCGAGGCCCTCTGCGACCGGGTCAGCATCATCCGCAAGGGCCGCACCGTGGAGACCGGCACCCTCGCCGAACTCCGCCACCTCACCCGTACGTCGATCAGCGCCGAGCTGGCCGGCCCGCCGAACGGCCTCGCCCACCTGCCGGGCGTGTACGACGTCCAGGTGCAGGGGCTGAAGGTCCGCCTCCAGGCCGACACCGACAAGCTGGACGCGGTACTCCGCTCCCTCACCGCGTCGGGCGTGCGGTCGCTGACCTCGACCCCGCCCACCCTCGAAGAGCTCTTCCTGCGCCACTACGGGGAAGAGGCGACCCGATGA
- a CDS encoding GbsR/MarR family transcriptional regulator: MADDMVNVDTGTENGSDAGTETGADGGARDGDAVSRFVERFAAQLTEAGMQRMAARVFAQLLASDGGAMTSAELGEALQISPAAVSGAVSYLTQVNMVSREREPGSRRDRYVLHNELWYETFTRRDQVLTLWEKTLREGAATLGTDSPAGARVAETAAFFEFMQGEMLGLMDRWRVHKAAIGLG; this comes from the coding sequence GTGGCAGATGACATGGTGAATGTGGACACGGGGACCGAGAACGGAAGCGATGCGGGCACCGAAACCGGCGCCGATGGGGGCGCCCGGGACGGCGACGCCGTCTCCCGCTTCGTCGAGCGGTTCGCCGCGCAGCTGACCGAGGCCGGGATGCAGCGGATGGCCGCGCGCGTCTTCGCCCAGCTGCTGGCCAGCGACGGCGGCGCGATGACCTCGGCGGAGCTGGGCGAGGCCCTGCAGATCAGCCCGGCGGCGGTATCGGGCGCCGTGTCCTACCTGACCCAGGTCAACATGGTCAGCCGCGAACGCGAACCGGGATCACGCCGCGACCGGTACGTCCTGCACAACGAGCTCTGGTACGAGACCTTCACGCGCCGCGACCAGGTCCTGACCCTGTGGGAGAAGACCCTGCGCGAGGGCGCGGCCACCCTCGGCACGGACTCTCCCGCCGGGGCGCGCGTCGCGGAGACGGCGGCCTTCTTCGAGTTCATGCAGGGCGAGATGCTGGGTCTGATGGACCGCTGGCGGGTCCACAAGGCGGCGATCGGCCTCGGCTGA
- a CDS encoding helix-turn-helix domain-containing protein, translating to MNLEDLVRLRRARDMMDREYAEPLDVQALANVALMSPGHFSRSFRTAFGETPYSYLMTRRVERAKALLRRGDMSVTDVCFAVGCTSLGSFSSRFTELVGETPSAYRARSHDDGAAIPACVAKILTRPVRIGEAKSAPSS from the coding sequence ATGAACCTGGAGGACCTGGTACGGCTGCGCCGCGCCCGGGACATGATGGACCGCGAGTACGCGGAGCCGCTGGACGTTCAGGCACTCGCGAACGTCGCCCTCATGTCGCCGGGGCACTTCTCCCGCAGCTTCCGCACCGCCTTCGGGGAGACCCCGTACAGCTACCTCATGACCCGCCGCGTCGAACGCGCGAAAGCTCTGCTGCGACGCGGCGACATGAGCGTGACGGATGTCTGCTTCGCCGTCGGATGCACCTCGCTGGGATCCTTCAGCTCGCGCTTCACCGAGCTCGTCGGCGAGACCCCCAGTGCCTACCGGGCCCGCAGCCACGACGACGGCGCGGCGATCCCGGCGTGCGTCGCCAAGATCCTCACGCGACCGGTCAGGATCGGAGAAGCGAAATCCGCACCCTCCTCGTAG
- a CDS encoding VOC family protein produces MDINLSQCFIAVDDHDKALAFYRDVLGLEVRNDVGFEGMRWVTVASPTQPDVEIVLEPPLADPGASAADKQAMAELLAKGLLRGVIFSTDDVDATFEHIRAAGGEVLQEPVDQPYGVRDCAFRDPAGNMLRFNQPRKP; encoded by the coding sequence ATGGACATCAACCTCTCGCAGTGCTTCATCGCAGTCGACGACCACGACAAGGCGCTCGCCTTCTACCGCGACGTCCTCGGCCTGGAGGTCCGCAACGACGTCGGGTTCGAGGGGATGCGCTGGGTGACCGTCGCCTCCCCCACGCAGCCGGACGTGGAGATCGTCCTCGAACCGCCGCTCGCCGACCCGGGCGCCTCGGCGGCCGACAAGCAGGCCATGGCGGAGCTGCTGGCCAAGGGCCTGCTGCGCGGCGTGATCTTCTCCACCGACGACGTCGACGCCACCTTCGAACACATCCGGGCCGCCGGCGGGGAGGTGCTGCAGGAGCCCGTCGACCAGCCGTACGGCGTCCGCGACTGCGCCTTCCGGGACCCGGCGGGCAACATGCTCCGCTTCAACCAGCCCCGCAAGCCCTAG